One Candidatus Poribacteria bacterium genomic window, AGGAGCCATCTTTAGAGGAGTCTCCTTCAAAGGTGCCGCCCCCGAAGATATTCGTTCCCATGAGTCCGTAATTCCGTACGTGCCAGTACGTTGGATAGCGTGGGTTGATGAGGTGATCGAATACAGCAAGTCCGACAGGTGTTCCGTCAACAACGCCGGAATAATCGCACCAGTTCGCCCGTTTGCCCCATGTCTCATCCTCATTGATGCCACCAAAAGCGTTCTCTATCTTTCCACTGTCCGAAGCGTTCATCGACGGATGGACACGAATCGACATAATACCGCCTTCCTTGGTATCTCCGAAGTAGACATCCCCAGCAGAAGCGATAAATGTCAGATCGAGGTCAAGAAGTGAGGCATCTTCAGGTAGGTTATAGATACGGAAGTTCTGTTTGTCGGTCATCAGAACGTTGCCTTCGCGGGTTTCCCAATTATTTTCGGTATAAATCCTACCGACGACGGCACCATCGTGTTTTTGTGTAAAGCCCTGATGCACGACTCTTCCAGAATTACTCCCTTCTCCCCACAGATCCACATCATTAACCTCGCCATAGGCGACATAGAGCGAACGGTGATGCACATGATCTTTCGAGACCTCGCTCGTCTCACCCCGTGTTACTTCGCGTCCATTCGGACCGAGGACAGGAAAGAAGTAAGGTCGGAACTGCGTTTTAGCATACCGGAACGTTGTAAAAGATCGGTCATTGAGTGTGATGGCGATAGTTTCGGCTTCCTCTTTGAACTGAACGCCTGATTCACCTGTGACGTTTCCCTCAGAGAGAGTATAAGTGCGAGATTCACCGGCAGCGAGTCCATCAAGTATCCAATTTAAGGTAGTAGAACCGTCCTCATTGGCATAACATTGCGCCGATATGACGCTGCCCGATGCCACATCCGTTAAAGTGACGGGACAATCGTGAAGTTGGCTCACACCAGGGTGATCAACGTCAATACTAACCGGACATCCATCTCGATCGTGGAAACCGG contains:
- a CDS encoding PmoA family protein, whose protein sequence is MANQNLPMFTVSAGFHDRDGCPVSIDVDHPGVSQLHDCPVTLTDVASGSVISAQCYANEDGSTTLNWILDGLAAGESRTYTLSEGNVTGESGVQFKEEAETIAITLNDRSFTTFRYAKTQFRPYFFPVLGPNGREVTRGETSEVSKDHVHHRSLYVAYGEVNDVDLWGEGSNSGRVVHQGFTQKHDGAVVGRIYTENNWETREGNVLMTDKQNFRIYNLPEDASLLDLDLTFIASAGDVYFGDTKEGGIMSIRVHPSMNASDSGKIENAFGGINEDETWGKRANWCDYSGVVDGTPVGLAVFDHLINPRYPTYWHVRNYGLMGTNIFGGGTFEGDSSKDGSYTLKAGEQMHFRFRVLIHAGDATTGKVAQKYHDFINPPVVEVS